Proteins encoded by one window of Antechinus flavipes isolate AdamAnt ecotype Samford, QLD, Australia chromosome 4, AdamAnt_v2, whole genome shotgun sequence:
- the SAT2 gene encoding thialysine N-epsilon-acetyltransferase yields MATVRIREAAEGDCGEIMKMIRELAEFEKLLDQVKISEGALKTDGFGENPFFHCLVAEIPSEHSNPLGSTVVGYGLYYFTYSTWTGRNVYLEDIYVMPKYRGQGIGSKLIQKVAEVALENGCSQFRLAVLDWNQSAMDFYKARGAKDLTVAEGWHFFRFDTEAMTELVRK; encoded by the exons ATGGCGACGGTGCGGATCCGGGAGGCCGCGGAGGGAGACTGTGGGGAAATCATGAAGATGATCCGG GAATTAGCAGAATTTGAAAAACTCTTAGATCAAGTGAAGATCAGCGAAGGAG CCTTGAAAACTGATGGCTTTGGtgaaaatcctttttttcacTGTCTGGTGGCTGAAATTCCTTCAGAACACAGCAATCCCCTGG GCTCCACTGTGGTGGGCTATGGCCTATACTATTTCACCTACAGCACGTGGACAGGACGAAATGTGTACCTGGAGGATATCTATGTGATGCCGAAATATCGAG GTCAGGGGATCGGTTCCAAGCTTATCCAGAAAGTGGCTGAG GTTGCCCTAGAGAATGGCTGCTCCCAGTTCCGTCTAGCTGTCCTCGACTGGAATCAAAGTGCCATGGACTTCTATAAGGCCAGGGGTGCCAAAGATCTCACTGTAGCAGAAGGTTGGCATTTCTTTCGATTTGATACTGAAGCAATGACAGAGCTGGTGAGGAAGTAA